From the genome of Nicotiana tabacum cultivar K326 chromosome 17, ASM71507v2, whole genome shotgun sequence:
ttgtgaggatatttatggatcgggctgcacgacgcaacatatttttattgatttatgccatgattggcttgatatagtgcttgggctgaaggagcccctccggagtctgtataccccccagtgagtgcaggtacctattgagtgcgagtgcgagtgccgagtgtcgagtgctgagtgactgtgaggttggagtgaatgggaggactgggtgactgttactctgagaggatgcatttatTTCATTGTTGCTGCATTTTAGCTGTCGTACATGACTGTTTTGGAAAATAATTTCTAAATGACATTTTCTGTTGTTTCAGTcaaagttgatatgaaattattgtgaaattttaaatgttgaacctaAGAGCATGCCTAccattttatgttgaaaattattgtatttggacttagctgtgaagctcatcactactttcagttcttatttattattgttacttactgagtttgttgtactcatactacatcttacacttcgtgtgcagatccaggtgattccggacatagcgggtgttgattctttcacacagttgatttttcggagattcggaggtagctgccatgtttcacagaccttgtctctccttccctatctccttatttactgtatttggtcttagattattatagaccgtgttttccagacttgtaatgtatagatgctcatatactcagtgatACCGAGTTTTGGGAATGTGTTTATTTCAAATGTTTGTGGGATttactcttaaacttaattattatgttttcaatatttaaaggaaattgtgggttattgatgttgtcggcttgcctagtatcgagataggtgccatcacgacgggtgagattttgggtcgtgacagtatccgcgttcttttttgcacttgcCGTTGACGCACataatccttgttacacaccattttaaatggttccggggGCCAATAATGTTCAGCACCCACTGGTTGGAGGTGACCACTATAGGTGTGTTACGTATGCAACAatactatattctttatcaataTACATCGTCGCCGcaaaacctgtatgttgaaagcacttcatggcatgtgagcatGTCAAGTGATAGATCGACTATTTCCCACACGAACATAATCTTCTAGATTTATTGATGGTGTGGTTATTATTACCGCGGTTTTGATGCAGAacagtgcgaacttcaaaaatatttcgctcgcTGCAATACTGCAAAAATTTATGCCACCGTGCTCGCTTATTATATTTCTCAAATCGTTTCATTAGTTGTGGCATAAATTCAACGCCTTTTTTCCATCAATGATGATGCACCTCTGgatctttcaacaaacctctccgccatccgcttgaatgacatccgcaccatggcagtggcaggcaatccacgtgcagacttcaatatcCCGTTGAAAGACTATGACACGTTTGTAGTCAAAATTCCCCATCTTCTACCTCCATCCttatgcaaagtccacttgtcaagctcatgtcgtaTCAACCAACGATAGGTTTTTGGGTCTTTCTGCCTAATCAATTCCATTCACCTCttgaatttacactcttggtgattTGTTGCAGCCATTCACATTAAATCATGTAAGTTCTTGTTCGGATGAGCTCTCTAGAAGTTGGCCTTCAAGTTCctaacacagtaacggtggtatttATACGGTTCCTGTCATGCACACAAATTCTATACAAAACTTAAAATACCATCATGCCGataagatattagacaaatacctaaaCGTTGTCTAACagtgctccttcaagtggttcaaaaacaatgtccaagtctcttggctttcattggcacaaatagcaaatgcGAGAGGAAATATGATTCCACTAGTATGTACTGCAACGACATTCAACAatttaatatcatactttccatagacatgggTGTCGTCTATAGATATTACCGcccgacaatgcacaaaacaaTCAATGGTTGGTTTaatccccaaaacacatatctaaatatgaattcttgtatctccgctcaagcttccattcaaccaCAGTCCTAAGGTTAAAGTGTTGTAGTGCATCCATGTACCTTGATATAGCGGCAaaggacttatcccagttaccataaataTCCCAAACGCACGTTTACTCCCgaaaaatgcctttcttttggtaatggtatatCCATATACCTGGTGGACAGATATTGTACACTTTTTAATCTTATACCTTATGGACGATTCAATGtctggaatcaagacaagagaaatcaagttaACATTCAAATTAAAATGATTCCCACCGAATGTGTCCATATCACGagtgtgggtgccaatgtatttcccCACAATCCATATATTTGTTTTCAACTTTCTCGCACGCAGCATCCACGTACAACCTTGAAACCATCTACTacaaataaccttgtatacttccggagatgactcatgaaccacgatctcacgacactcttttatgttGTACATTCGTACCACCCTGCTTTGGCGTGCTTTATCAGCAAAAAGTATATTTTTAGAGAACACCGTTGGTCTAGATTTATCCCACATTGTTGTCCAAATGTCGTCCATATCCCTTGTCAGGGCATCTACATCCGGCATACTGGGCAACTGATTAAGGTACGGAATCCCCCTTGAATGAAAGGGCACATgtgactcgtacactcttgggtctaacgggaggtggagtcTGCATATATGGAGCATGCTCATTGGTGGCATCAGGTTCATCATGTGCTTCCTCGGCAAATCAGGTTCATCATTCTCATTCTCATCCTCATCACCCTCATCAAGGAAGGGCGTGTCATCTCCAAACTCATCAGCAttattgtcataatcactatcatcttcctcactctgtgcatctgtcAGATCCTGATTAAATATATCGTCTTCGGGCAATTGCGTAAGGACAGGACCTttaagttgctcgttttcactgcacaaccaataaaataatgagtttctcaaattcatccaAACATTACATATAAATGTTATCACTTAACTTACAAatcataatctgttgatatcccatgatgcacattatcctgttgttgatgactcccggatggaccatcatgatccaacacaccaaaactggGCAAATTCCAACTGTCCGTTGGTTCATAACTtctaaaattcatatctggccggtaccccttttggaatatatgagtgttaatacaaatataatacataaaaaaatatagtaatacaaagaaaaattaaaatttaccaCTCGGCTTGTGAATTATGTAAACTCGAGGAAAAATTAtgtcctcgctcctcattcgcctgtggagataagtttagatttGGACAAACTCTTTCAAACGGAACCTGTTCggataaaactgctccaaaaaacCATCCGATGATTGAGGGTTATCCCTATTTTGCGGAACCTCAATATTGCGAACGTTTTCAgacttgacgtacatttccaataattttatcacaagaagttcccggtgttcatccggagtcctcaaaaaatatgtcagagtttcatcatcttcgatatTAAACTCATCATAACAAGTAACCCCTTACGGAGTaacagaatacggatatcttccggttactttaatattaaccgaacgttttctcacactcatttttttacataacaatgaaaccaatctatcgtactccattgtaagttgCAACTTAACAATACACTGTGGGGAGCAACTATAGCATACTAAGTTATtctccaccacaacctcaccctcCCAATATAATGCAACCCTAATTTTTTGCTTTtcggacattatgacaaaatgcaaaataagttAAGCAAACAAATATTTCGGAAGACCTTGAGGATCCTGAATGGATTTTTACCGAAACAATGAAACTCCTTAAATAAGCAAAAAAATCAGTCTGGGGTACAATAATTGAGGGTATAGGGTTTAGTAAAGCCTCAATTATTGGTGGATCATTAAAGTTCAAATCAATTATTAGTGGGTCAGTAAAGTTTAAATATAGCGCATGGATTgcatgcgctataccttaacggacaaacgtgtcgttaaggtatagcgcattcAACATATGCGTTATATATAAATTGGTCATCAGTTGAATTTTTCACCTATTTTTGTGCTTTGAGTCCAAAAAAGCAATACTTTGGTTCCGGACTCTCAAAATACCTCTTGATTACGTATATGGATTATAAACTGATTGATATGAAATCAAGAGGTATTCCCTTGTATGCGTCAAATTACGTCTACATTTGTGCAATGGAGGAATTTTTCAGCCCCACGTTATTTCAGTGAATGAAAATATATGTAGTACATGTTTACCAACAGTAGAAATGGCACTGCTAAACTCTTCAAAATGAGACCTGTACATTTCGTATAGaatgttgaagaagaaagagagaatagATCTTTTTAATTTGGGTAACTGAAAAGAGACGAAAGAAAATGAAAGATAATATTTTCATTTAGGTAACTGGATAGGAAATCCCTAAATTGTAACCTTATCCAAATGATCAACGTGTATTACGGTTAATTGGCTGGAAACAAAAAAATACGAATTCTAAAAGTAAAATGAGGCTATTTAAGTTTATATCCTAAATGGGCTGCTAGTCCAGCTAATTGTTGTTGAATATTCGGGCAATGTGCCCAGATACCCACTTTTGAGGCACTCGCATTGCATAAAATTTTACAAAGTTTACCCACCAGAATTTGagttatatattttcaatatagcTTCAGAATCGGTCCGAAATTCTTTTATCTTTCCAATGCAATTTTAGAAAATGGAATcttaagttattttatttttccgacGTTACTTcagaaaatttaaattttaaatagttCTATCTTTTCAATGCAACTTCAAGAATTAGATCTTAAGTTCTGAAACATAAAGTTATTCTTCAAATTCAACAATCCAACACACGATTCAACCCCAAATCTACTCTAAATGAGCTCtaatttgaaacataactttcAAGTATCATAAAGAACAAATCTCAACCATCAAACTGTCAAAACAATAACAAATCTAACAAACATATTTTGCAACTAAGAAGAACAAGAACAAGAAACCATAAGCACAACCTACAATAATGTTTTACAACTAAAACGAATAAGAGGAAATCAAACGGCTCCCGGATACATGGGACGTAAATATAGAAAATAAGCAGAAAGCAATAACGAAACTCTTGAATACACGGGACACGAAAGAAAGTTACAgcgaagaaaaagagaaaggtaTATCAATTGGGgtattaaaatgactataaattaaatgggagtgaccaaatagggcgcctCATGAAATGTTTGCTGAATATTCTCTCGAGGAAGtatattcttctttattttatgcCCTTCAGAAAGGCAAAATGGCCTCCGGGCCATCTAAACTTGTACACATTTGTCAACCCAATAAATAAACtaacaagtttttatttgaacacTTGTACTTGGAAAAATGAATACTAATAAATACCTTCGACCATTGATCATGCTTATGTGATAATCACTTAAATACGTGCAAATCACTATAGAAAGTCGTGTGATTATAACAGTTTtgattaagaaaatattaaaaatgaaaaaagaaagcaaataaaaaggagaaacaaagaaaaattttttGCAAAAGCTGAAAACTCACTCACCCCACGCCCTCCCTTCCCCTCTTTCTTCCTTCACCCTTTCACTTTGTTGTTGCCCCGATTCCCTTCCCCTCCCACTTTCTTTTCTCGTCTCTCCTcctactccccccccccccccccaaacccacCCTATCATGACCACAATtcaaataggaaaagaaaaatgttggttagaaaaaaataaagaataaaatttcaattttgaGAAAATCATTAATTGAGTGTTGAAGATTGAAAATATTAGAGATGATTATGAATGTTTCTCTAAAATTTCTGTTCAGAAAACataaaaggaagaagtagaaTTGGGGGATGTTGGTTTCTAAGCTAAAATATCTAAGTATCGGTGATCTCCCATTTAAGATTGTTgggaatttttcttcttctttttactaATTTGTATGGAGATTTTTAAagataattttggaaaagataatggaagacagttttttttttacttattcatCCGGATTTTGGGGTTTTACTGATTTTGTTCGTGTTTTGTTactttttttattgatttgggAGTTTTAGAGTAGAGAAGGATGGTGTTTATGGTTGATTTTGAGGCATTTTAGAGTGGATGTGGTGGTATTCAAGATGGATAAAACATATAGTGCAGGTACTACCATGGTGAAGAAGAATAAGAGAAAGGaaaatgttttaatttttttttaataatttggtAAAACGTGATTGGGACCTACATAATACTAAGAATATGATGTGTCAGTAATCATTCGGTCAAGTACACTTGTTCAAATGAGAAACTTATAAGTTTATTTATTAGATTGGCAAACgggtacaagtttaagtggcccaCAGGTCATTTTGCCTTTCAGAAAaggaagaaattcaaaaatagccagatttacaagtgatcattcaaaaataatcacactttcaaaagtaatcgaaatttagccacttttcatgtaaagataaatctgaacgaaaacactgttcaaaatccgaaaaatactccaatatattatactggagtttcagcataagtatactggaactccaacataatataatggagttccagcataagtatactggtccagtataatatgctggaagttcatacacatgtgctcgaatctccagtatattatgctagaactttccgcgtgttggagttccagcataatatgctggaagttcatacacaggtgcaccgaactccagtatattatgctggaccggtctctgttgcagcaaaatagtgactattttttaatgacttggcAAACGCCAACTATTTTTGAATAATCAGTCCAAAAACTGACTAGCCCGTGTTATTTTTACTTCAGAAAATCATGTGAAGTTGTAACTTGTAAGTATTAAGTTTTATCTTCCTTTTTCCTAAAAGAAAGCCTTATCTTCCTTCTTTTTGTGATGTTTTTCTCGTGATTGATCTCTTTTGTAATTGAAAGTGAATTTCAATCTATAGAGAACATGTATAGTAGCAAAAAAGGCTTGTTTAGATTAATATAATCCCTACATTTTGTGGATATTATATTTGATTactattttatttaaactttatattttattgaattttaaaCGAAAATAAAGATACACATAACTTAACAAAAACTTTCTATGTAGATTCAAATATCTTAAATCTTAAtcttaaaaaacaaaacaaagaaacaactgTAAGAGTACTTTCACCGCTCTGCTCTGGCAAAAATGAGCAATGCCAAGGTATCCAGAGATTggggaaaaaaaatgaaaatatagcTCTCATAATCATAGATAGCATCTAATTTATCCAACCATAAACAATAGTCAAAAAAACGAGTTGCACCAGAAAAATATATTATAGTCAATCTTAAGATATGAATTCTAATATAAAACCAGCTAAAATTTTCAATTAGAGTACAAAATGAGGAAAAATGATGAAATACTAGGAAAAATCTTTGAGTATAATTAGTTATATCAGATCACTGACAAGGGTTTCTTAGAAACATCCTTCATCAACATACTGAATTCTATTacccaaaaaaatattatactatGGTACTCTCAAGCTTGCTTAATGTAAAACAAGaaacgaaaaatgaagagttagTTTTTGAACAAAATCACTGCATTCCTTGAGCGTCTTTGCGCCATTAATAAACTTTAAGCCACAAACTCATCTGATGCATCACGAATCGAGGAGTTCTGGTGTCCAGATCTCCATTCAATAATCATCTCCTCAAGGTTAGCACATATCAAAAGAAGATCGCGCAGGAACAGGACTTCTTGACCAGAACGCATTCCTTCAAAGCAACAAATCCTAATCTTTTTAAGGTGAAGACCACAATCTTTAGAAAGCATAGACAGTTGACACCTTCCTCCAACAGAGTAAACATCATATGCAAGTGGAATAAAGCAAGTCTGCAAATGGAAATTCTGTTAGAGCAAAGATCACCAGTCCATATTAAGAGCACTACGTGGGTTAAGAACAATGACTTCTATTTAAAAAACCCATCCATATATTTTGGCCTAAGGAATAGGGCGGGAGGATATCTGGGTAGTAGGCAAGATAAAATAAAAGAGTCAAGAGGCAGATTCAAGATTTAATCTTAGTGGGTTCAAGGGTTTGAGTTCTTTGAGACTACTAGTTCAATATCTATAATATTCTTAAGGAGTTTTCACATAAAGATATTTATGGTATAAGCCAAAAATGGTCTGTCCGATTGAACCCTTATTcagaactataattccgccccATCCTgattatatactttcaaaatgttAACTATAACATATACACTGTAAGGAGAGAGcatttgaaattttgaatataTCCGCTACAATTTACCAATTGAATGGATGCATTGCATTATTAAGTGAAAAACAAGGTATGAGAGTAGCAAATGCTTCAGACAGAAAACAAACCTCAAACTCGAAGTAGGGTGGGGCCATATGTATGATTAACATCCGAAGGTTGGATGAACTTTGTAGTATGCGTACAATGCCAGGGAGATACCGCTCCTGGATGGGAGTATGCAGTGTCAAACACTCATAACTGCTCATGGAAAACGGCAAACTTTTCATAGGCCAAGACGACATAACCTTCAAGATGGATGAAAATAAATCCAATTAGCAACATATCCAACCGTCCAGCAAAAATATAATAGTCTGTTTATATCTCCaaacacaaaaattaaacaaatagtAGTATATATCTAACCTTCTGAAATACCAGAATGACCGATTACTAAAGTTTATTATCAAAGAATGTAATGCTACACCGTCCATTTTGCGACACTAGACACTAATAAGCAAATTAGGCAAGCATTGATATATTAATATTCCAAACATCccaagtatcagaagtcaggagACTAAGTACAATATTGCTTGAGACACATGAACCAAATAGTACACTTCCAACATAAAGGATCAATTAGGTTAACTTTGCTAACTGGGAAACCATTACAAGATGGGGGtaaggcaacaacaacaacaaacccggTATAGTCCCAAAAGGCGTCCGGGGAAGGTAGATAGTACGCAGACCTTTTTtgataaggaaaaaaaaaaaaaggtctgCGTACTATCTACCTTCCCCAGACGCCACTTGTGGGactatactgggtttgttgttgttgttgcctgaCCCCCATCTTGTAATGGTTTCCCAGTTAGCAAAGTTAACCTAATTGATCCTTTATGTTGGAAGTTTGCTAACTTAATTGATTCTTTATGTTGgaagtgtacgcagaccttacccctacaatGACAGTAGAAGGGCTGTTTCCAATATACCCTCGGCACGAGAAAACTGAGAAAAGAGCAGTAGCAATAAGCGAACAAAAATACCAACTCCTTGATGCAATATGTGCATTAAACAAGCAAAAAGTTTGCAGTATATCCATATTAGAGAATCATTCAATCAAGGAACAAAACACACAGTTAAGCTCAAACTAATCATTTAAAAAAGACAACTTTTTATGCTCCAAGACCAACACttgcaaataaaaattaaaaaaaaattcaaacaaaaagcACAAACCTCAATGCACCATGTCCCTAACATAACATCCTTTACATGCCTTAAACTCCCAATCATGCCCACCAACATATCAACATAGTTGACACGCTCCTCATCCTTAGTAAACTGAAAATCAAGCTTAACAGAAACACAACTCATCACATTCTTCAACTGAATATTATTCATTCTTCTAAAACATCCATTTAACTCCAACACCTTAACACAAGGTGCTTCTATTTCCACTACTTCAAAATCCAATAACATACTATTCTTCTTTATTGCTTCCCCATTATACCCATTCACCACCAATTTACTCACTTTCCCACCTACCAAATCCAAACGCTTAAAACCCCAACAATTATCCAACTCCAACAACTCCAACCACGGGCTCCCAAAAACAACTTTCCTCACCATATCATCACAAAATTCGATCGACCCAATTCTTAATTCCCTCAAAGAATCCCATCTGAAAACCTCAACTTTATCAAACTTACAAccaacccaattcactttttcaATATAAGGGTTTGAAAATAATCTCTTAGGCAACTTATACAGATCCTCAGCATCACTGGAGAGAATCAAGTTGAGCTCTTTGACTTTATGGGTGATGGCGAAAAGGACCCAGACAGTAACATCGGATGAGAAACAACGTTTGAAGGGGAAATCAAGGTGGAGTTTTGTTATGCTGCTGTGGTTACAGTGCAAGTTTATAAGTGATTTGTCAACAAAAGAAGCGAATTTTTTTAAGGAGATGAAATCTTTGGGACGGTGAATGAAATTGAGGGAGGTGGAGAAGGACCAGAGAGGTTTCCATTGCTTGCAGAGGAGGGTGGTGCGAACGACGTCGTCGAAGGGGAGAAAGGAGAGAATGTGAAGCAGAACTGAGTCCGGCAACGAAGAGAATCGGTCTGAAGCTACACCCATTTTTTTTGGTGTTGGAGTTTGGACTGAAAAAaagtttttgattttcttttgcttttgggGGTTTTGAGGCTTTTCTTCTTATGAAGGTCAAAGACCACGTTTATATGGGTCGCGTGGGGTGGGgttccgggggggggggggggttctttACTAGGGCGTCGTTTCTTGTTTACTCCTACTTTGTTATCAGGAAATGATTTTTTGTGTGAATTTCAGAAATTGGTTCCctaatttttttgaaataaaattcatACTATATAAAACTATAGTCAACGCAAGATTATTTTGCAGGACTTATAGCCTATTGACAATTGGAATCAAACGAGTTCAAATAGTAGGTGGTGAGAATTCATAGAATTGCCTTCAATTATATGagtgttatgaaataaagacagtaaagtaaagataagtatagagagaaactgatatattattcaaacttcaaacataTGTACATAATGatctgaattctcctctatttatagaaaaaaggaagctgatgtgtaagctgctactgcaagctgcttgtAAATTGTTgttgcaagctgctgtgtaagctgcttgtaagctgctgctTTAAGCtgttgtaccagatatagataatcttctaccatgggtaatatttatccataacggagtacggaaaggataaacttcttcaggaggcttatttccaatagagtactaaatagataaacatatttacggcggagcctcatatggataagcttcttcaggaagtttatttacaacggagtactaaatgaacatccataatataatatatttataatactccctcttggatatttattaaaagataatgtgcctcattaaaaccttactaggaaaaaaccctgtgggaaaaaatcttagtgaaggaaaaagagtacacatatttagtaatacgcattgctagctgcctcattaaaaaccttataaggaaaaccctgtgggaaaaaaatcttagtaaggaaaaaagagtatatagcgtattttactccccctgatgaaaaccttgtttcaaatatttaagtctcTGTATTTCAAttttgtataccatcttctcaaaagttgaagttggtaaagatttagtgaataaatctgccgaATTGTCaattgaacggatttgttgcaaatcaatgtcaccatttttctgaagatcgtgtgtgtagaataattttggtgaaatgtgcttcgttctatctccttttataaatccccccttcaattgggctatgcatgcagcattatcttcgtataaaattgtgggtcttttctcacattccaaaccacatttttctcgaataaaatgaattattgatttcaaccatacgcattccctaattgcttcatgaatagctattatttcagcatgatttgaagaagtagcaacaatagattgtttTGTGGAGCGCATAGTACCTCCACATGGAAAAACGTACCCagtttgagatctagctttatggggatcagataaataacctgcatctgcataaccaacaagatctgcactatctttgttagcataaaacaaacccatatcaagagttccctttaaatatcgtaatatatgcttaatcccgtttcaatgtctccgtgtaggagaagaactatattttgctagtaaattaacagaaaatgctatgtcatgccttgtagcattagcaagatacattagtgcaccaattgcactgatatagggtacttcgggaccaaggagttcctcatcctcttctggaggtcggaataAATTTTTATTctcttcaagtgatcgaacaaccattggtgtacttaatgggtgcgctttgtctatgtaaaagcgttttaagaccctttctgtataggcagattgatggataaagatctagtttgctaaatattcaatttgcagaccaagacaaagttttgtctttccaagatctttcatctcaaattctttcttaagatattcaattgccttttagAGTTCTTCtgaagttccaacaagatttatgtcatcaacataaacagcaagtataacaaattctgaagccattttctttataaaaatacatggacaaatgacatcatttatgtaaccctctttcagcaaatattcactgaggcgattgtaccacatgtgcccagattgctttaaaccgtacaaagatctttgtaatctgattgagtacatttcccgagattttgaatatgcttcaggcattttaaatccttcagagattttcatgtaaatttcattatcaagtgacccgtacagataggctgtaaccacatccgttagatgtatttcaagcctttcacgtaagcctaaactgatgagatatcgaaatattatggcatccataactggtaaatatgtttcttcataatcgattccaggtcgttgtgagaatccttgtgcaacaaggcgagccttgtatctttcaacttcatttttatcattcttttttcgcacaaaaatccatttatgaccaactggctttataccagcaggtgtttggactactggtccaaagacctctcttttagcaagtgacttcaattccgattgaattgactCTTGTCATTTtagccaatcagatctttgtcgacattcttcgatcgatcggggttcaagattctcactatcttgcataatgttaagtgcaacattatatgcaaaaatattatccaccactattttagatcgatttaaattaatcccatcaccaatAGAAcctattaaaagttcctcactcacttgagtctcgggttcattgatttcttcaggaatctcagaactaatcagatcttgtgtctcttcaggagatcccttcataatatcattttgatcatttgtcgattttctttttctaggatttcgatccttagaacccaaaggtttaccATACTTCAGGTGTGCTTTAGGTttactagctctcatgctagtagatggtcctgctgggatatcaattcggataggcacattctctgcagggatatgcgacttagttatccttttcaaatcagtaaatgcatctggcatttgatttgctatattctgtaaatggatgatcttctggacctcctgattacatatatgggtacgtggat
Proteins encoded in this window:
- the LOC107803388 gene encoding putative F-box protein At1g49610, producing MGVASDRFSSLPDSVLLHILSFLPFDDVVRTTLLCKQWKPLWSFSTSLNFIHRPKDFISLKKFASFVDKSLINLHCNHSSITKLHLDFPFKRCFSSDVTVWVLFAITHKVKELNLILSSDAEDLYKLPKRLFSNPYIEKVNWVGCKFDKVEVFRWDSLRELRIGSIEFCDDMVRKVVFGSPWLELLELDNCWGFKRLDLVGGKVSKLVVNGYNGEAIKKNSMLLDFEVVEIEAPCVKVLELNGCFRRMNNIQLKNVMSCVSVKLDFQFTKDEERVNYVDMLVGMIGSLRHVKDVMLGTWCIEVMSSWPMKSLPFSMSSYECLTLHTPIQERYLPGIVRILQSSSNLRMLIIHMAPPYFEFETCFIPLAYDVYSVGGRCQLSMLSKDCGLHLKKIRICCFEGMRSGQEVLFLRDLLLICANLEEMIIEWRSGHQNSSIRDASDEFVA